The following proteins come from a genomic window of Pyxidicoccus sp. MSG2:
- a CDS encoding extensin-like protein produces MKKAFEQNVSRAKPRLRLGALTGLIDPAAEPAPEESDVSAEAPPAPTAEAPDLSAEVRARIERARAPRPTAAEAMDAALRAPETGAPYAAPVTYASPAPSPEALVDSAPAAVPVTFAAPPTALHLDGLAAGHPPEAHPMTQASAHASLPHVTATVAEPMARVEAPPTEVEVQTPAPPHDDTQDSAGRRERLKARLKAVRENPRPEPLPATVAEAGQRAVERITHLQAELVKVKALNLSLTQDLEVSRRQAEKATEEARLRMDEARRLSAEMEGRVKLLADLERELSALEGERDEALLSLQETRQALQAAARERQELEDEVARGKQSLVDSLAEEERLAGELESAKDESISLRRTVEALQGERDVLAQQVASLTAERAELLEARKALESVHRALSQATLR; encoded by the coding sequence ATGAAGAAAGCCTTCGAACAGAACGTGTCCCGCGCCAAGCCCCGCCTCCGCCTGGGTGCGCTGACCGGCCTCATCGACCCGGCGGCCGAGCCCGCCCCCGAGGAGTCGGACGTCTCCGCCGAGGCCCCCCCGGCCCCCACCGCCGAGGCCCCGGATTTGTCCGCCGAGGTCCGCGCCCGCATCGAGCGCGCCCGCGCCCCGCGCCCCACCGCCGCCGAGGCGATGGACGCCGCCCTGCGCGCGCCGGAGACCGGGGCCCCGTACGCGGCGCCCGTCACCTACGCGTCGCCGGCTCCGTCGCCGGAGGCCCTGGTTGATTCAGCGCCTGCCGCCGTGCCCGTCACCTTCGCCGCGCCGCCCACGGCGCTGCACCTGGACGGCCTCGCGGCCGGACACCCGCCGGAGGCGCACCCCATGACGCAGGCCTCGGCCCACGCCTCGCTGCCCCACGTCACCGCTACCGTCGCCGAGCCGATGGCCCGCGTGGAGGCGCCGCCCACGGAAGTCGAGGTGCAGACGCCCGCTCCGCCCCATGACGACACGCAGGACTCCGCCGGGCGGCGCGAGCGGCTGAAGGCGCGGCTCAAGGCCGTGCGTGAGAATCCGCGCCCGGAGCCGCTGCCGGCCACCGTGGCCGAGGCGGGCCAGCGCGCGGTGGAGCGCATCACCCACCTCCAGGCCGAATTGGTGAAGGTGAAGGCGCTCAACCTCTCCCTCACGCAGGACCTCGAGGTGTCGCGCCGCCAGGCGGAGAAGGCCACCGAGGAGGCCCGGCTGCGCATGGACGAGGCGCGCCGGCTGTCCGCGGAGATGGAAGGCCGCGTGAAGCTGCTGGCCGACCTGGAGCGCGAGCTGTCCGCACTGGAGGGCGAGCGCGACGAGGCGCTGTTGTCCCTCCAGGAGACGCGGCAGGCGCTGCAGGCCGCGGCCCGGGAGCGTCAGGAGCTGGAGGACGAGGTGGCCCGCGGCAAGCAGTCGCTCGTGGACAGCCTCGCGGAGGAGGAGCGGCTCGCCGGTGAGCTGGAGTCCGCCAAGGACGAGTCCATCTCTCTGCGGCGCACCGTGGAAGCGCTCCAGGGCGAGCGTGACGTGCTGGCCCAGCAGGTGGCCTCGCTCACCGCCGAGCGCGCCGAATTGCTGGAGGCCCGCAAGGCGCTCGAGTCCGTGCACCGCGCGCTCAGCCAGGCCACCCTGCGCTGA